From Punica granatum isolate Tunisia-2019 chromosome 1, ASM765513v2, whole genome shotgun sequence:
GAGCTCCCAAGCAGGCTAAGGGTGTCACAAGCCCCTCCCCAAAAGGAGAAGCAAGTCGAGGGGCTcacccctccccctcccccgATGGCGAGGCTCAACAAGCCCCGTCCTTGGAATTCAGCTAGGATCTCGCGTGGTGAACTTGACCAATGGGCTTTAGCGACAACTCGGCCCAAGGCCAAGCCAGGGCCCAAGAGCCCAATTCCTCGATTTGATAGTTCAGGTATGTTTAAGTACATTTCACTTTTCGGTGGGTAATTAAGTATATTTCTTTAGGTTCTCCTATAAATTCTTACCAATTATACAAATTTGGTAAGCTCATTGTTTCATTCTCCGATGTTCGGCTCTCCTCCTCAAAAAGATACTGACTCAAGTGTTCAATGGAGTTCTTCAGGAACAACTGTCGAGTCTCTTACCGACTCTTATTTCTTTGATTCAGAACCTTCACAAGAGTGATATGGAACATGAGAATGTAGCGAGGAAATCAGGGAGAGAAGCCTTGGGATTGAGGAACAGGTGAAGATTAACTGGTTCGGATTTCGAGGAAGATTCGTGGGAGAAGATtccattcaaattctcttttcGCATCAATGAGTAATCGGAAAAGAGATGAAGtataagataattaattacCGGAGCCAACAAAACTTATACTGAGCCGCAAATAACTGAACAAGATTAAGCAAGTTATCCTCATTCTATCAATGAATCGAACCCGAACCAAATGGAAAACATTGACAAGCACTCCCTCCCGAGAAGGTCTTGTCCAAACATAAGTGTAGGATTATCTCAACTGTACAACTTAACTTTATGGGAGGTACATGTGATTGGCTGTATAGTTCATAATTaacttcatatatatgtatgtatgtatggacGATAACTTTGTGCAATCTTCCTCATAGAAAGTACGTGATGAATTTGTGGATGATATGTGCATGCTAGTTGGCAGCAGTAGACACAAAAATTAGTTGGACTtcagaaaaagagagagagaaaacatCATTTCATGAATATGCCGATTAACAGCAGCTCGTTCACCGGACGTTCAGTTTGCCATTTATATATTCTTACCGGTTACCTTGGCCGATATTGCGCCAAAAGGAATATTAAGGCTTCGGTTGTATTCGAAATCTTAATCTTACACAAATcaactcaattttatttttcctccaATTCAACCattactcttttatttttttaatcttttttctaatttaataataaattctctcaaatacttttttctaatcatttctataatcaattttttaataataaattcttcatttactttcacatctaaatatacatatcaattttttaataacaaattctctatctactttcacatttatatatacatatatatatatatatattctcacacataaatatatttgtcaatattttcacatctatatatatacacatgcaAGCTAATTGTTTATTAATGGCACTTCATTAATTCATCAATTTCGTATAATCCTTCCAAATTTTGGGACCAAAAATGTTCTCCTTgccattttcttttgttatcaCGTGATGAAAGACCTGCGAAATGGAAAACGAAAACTAGAAAACAATCGATGTTTCCTATGAATAATCtccattttctgttttttattttttccccccctaAATCAAACATACAATATCTTCAATCAAGGGCAGAAGGTGACGAGATAGTTAGCTCCGCCGGGGCAAGTGAATGTGCTGGTCTTGTCGTCGTAGGCGTAGCTATAGGCTTGGGGGCATTGGTCCTTGAAAACCTTCGAGTAACTCGTCGGCGGGCAGGTCTGCGGAGAGGCGAACTGCCCGGTGCAGCAATACTGCGGCTGATTGAAGGTCAAGCACGCGCTCTTGCACCCTATCACGCTCCCATCGGCCCACTTCATCGAGAGCTCGGGCGGGCAGACCTGGTTTACGTTGGCCGGGCAGCTCGTGGCACTGCACCCTCCCGATCCGCCTTGGGGGGTCAGCGATATGGGGATGTTGAACCCGTCCACGAGGCTGATGTCGTAGAAGTCCATGCCCCCACCTGCGGCAAGGGTCAGCTCTGCAAGGGATGCCGGTGGGGCGCCACCGGCACCCCCGCACTCCACTGTGCCAGAACCACAATCCGCCGTCTGGCAGGTGAACTTACCCGAGGCATCTGTGGAGCAAAGCGTCCGGCCCCAGACCCGGCCCGACCATGGGTTCGGAACGTCAACGGCGTTTGACGCCCCGGACTCGAGCTGGAACCCAGTAGTGGACAGCTGGGCGCCGCTTCCGGTCAATATGGCAGGCCACACAGTGTAGGGGCAGTTGTTGTTAAAGGTGAAAGTAGCAGCGTCGACGCGATCTGCATATATGGTACGAGTTTGTCAATTGATCGATTCTGTACCAAACAGATCGGGAAAGGATGCAGAATCTACTTAACGCATACTGAATGCACGGAAGACATAGTATAATCAGGTATGTACACTTACTTGCCACGAAGAAGGAGGGCAAGAGAAGCCCTAGGAGGAGGAGCACAGATGATCTTTGTTCCATGGCTGATGTCGTTTCTAATTTGTAAACGGCTAATTTGTATGAAAATTGGTTTCGCTGATGAAAGGTGAGGAGTtatctctatatatagagGGGTATGGGGTTGAAATGGATACTTATAGAAAATTAGATTTTACCCAGAATCAGAagttcaatttaattttccttttccagcatatatatatgcaaatctAGTGTTTATTCAATTTGGATTTGGTCATTAGTTGAGGCTTAGGCTGGAAAAGAGAAGAACATAGTCAAAGAAAGTTTATTCTATTTGATGCATTGCCTTAGTAGATATCAAGTTATTCCCTGATATTACCAAAAGGTCCTTTTTATAGAATTTATGTGCTTCCATTATGACACGGGAAAAAAGGAGGAAATTATCTGTACATCCTTCCTCGTCATTTCATTCACAGTGAATTTTACCAAATTATATATCAcaccaaaaataattaaaaaataaattacaagtGATCTTACCCTACTCATTTCTCTGACAGTAAATCTTACCCAAACTTTCATCACATCCCAAATGAGAGACTTACAAATTAGACAGCTTCGCTTCTCCTCATTTTGGGGCCGTTTATCTAGCCATTTCTTGGAAAATTAAGATTACGGGAATATTCTAAGTATACAATCAATTTATCTTGATTATAGATGGGGAAATAAGAGATTGTTATCGTAGATAGTAATAtaatttgttatttatttttacatagAAATAAGAGGTTGAATTTATGGCAGTAATATCTGTGAATACCAAGTGttttggatataattatttgCCAACCACGCTTGTAAATTTTTAATCCAAGAAATTAGTTATGACGATTTACTTTACACACAAACACCATAACGGatttggatataattatttgCCAACCACGTCAGGAAATTAGTTATGATGATTCACTTTACACACAAACACCATAACAGATGAcgaaaaatcaaaacttttCTAGTAAAGTGGGTTCAACTCGGCGAACCAAACACCCCCTTAAAATATTACCAAAATATTCgataaaccaaaaaaaaaaagataaagattTACGAGTAATCAAGTACTATGTTTACTTTACCAACCAtacttataaatatttatcccGAGAAAGCAATTCCAGCGGATCACTTTACACATAAATACCATAGTGGATGATGGAAGACCGAAACTTTCTTGGGAAAGTGGGTTCAATCGGACGAAACAAACACCCCCCCTTACATCAAATTCTACCAAAATATTACATAtaccaaataaataaataaataagaatttaTAAGCAACCATTTACCAATAATGCCAGTAAAATTTTAGCCTAGGAAAGTAATTATAACGATTCACTTTACACACAAACACCGTAATGAAGGATGGAAAATCAAAACTTTCTTTGAAAGTGGGATcaattcggtgaaccaaacacTGCCTTACATCAAATTTTACCAAAATattacacacacatatatatatatataaagtataaATTTTTACGAGCAATCAAGTATCATGTTTTCTCTTactgaaataaaagaaaaaactaaaataaaatttcaaactcGCAAACGATATGATTTATTTTGACAAAGTTTTTCATCTTCACCTGACATTATACGTTTAGCGTGACTAAATTTCTAAAAAGTTAATTAACCGTGGATGTAGAGTTCTTAAATGAAGCTTTGCATCTTCCATGACTgaaatatgtacatatatatatatattagaaccTTAACCAGATCTGGACAAACCATGATAATGTCGTGTCTATTCAGGCATATTTAAGAACATGCTCTTTCTGCTGCCGAAAAGGATGGGCTTGGGAATTTTGAATCTATATCGTGCCGTACACAATCTTTTCAAGAGTCACATTACGAATGTCGAAGCTCACGTTTAACTTTCCGTGACTGTTCTAATTGTTCCTTTCAATAGTGAGAATGAATCAAATATTGAAAGCTATACGTtataaaagtttcaaaatGAATTTGGGCTTGTCACAAGTTTCCCATTTTTAATAGAACTAGCTCTGGATATGAGAATCGCAAGAAAATATACTTTAAGTAGTGTTCCATCCAGTCATACGagtttgttttcatatatcagttcttattttttattttaattattcacatttaaaaaaccaatttcttttattaagaacaataattatttttaattaaatcaaataataatcttcGATAAACTTGGGGTATTTCTTTTCtgttaaaaaattagtatATAAGTCTCAGTTAAAAACTCATTTCAAAGTTCAAAggttcaataatttttttggaacTAATCTCTTCTTCCGTTCATAAGTTTCTTATACAAACTCGATTTATACatgtattgaaaataattatataatgacATACTCATTCCAAATCAAATTGGTTAAAGATTagtataattttcaattaaaattcaaGTTCAACggttcaataataattttgcaacTAGTCGTCTTCtttaattcataattttttataaaaactggattttaaatatgtttttcaatataattataaaatgaacaagtcatttcaaatttttagttttaatcCTTATGTATTTACATTAAGTTCGTGAAGTTGGTGGCCCTTGGTAACATAATTGTATTAGTCCTCTATGtatgattaaataattatattgcattgaaattatttttagcaACCAATTGgctattcattttttatttctgtagattaattaactactgtgattatttataaaatcatagtaacatttatttatttccagAATCTTAATAGCATTTATTGGTGACATCATAATCATAAAATCATCATAAAtcataaaatcataaaatcatGAAATAAGCTAAACTCTTGGCAAACCTCCCCCTGGAGCGAGTAGGGTGGGAATCCCCAGCAGCGGGGAACCACCTTTCTcctcctttttatttattttaaaattttagattttctcttcttttttttttaatttcatttaacTATAAAAGCTTTTTTTCCTTGGTGTGCATCATTTGGTATTCAGAAAGTTCAACCGGCCCAATTGATCTAGGCCCGAGCATTATCCGGCCGCTAAGTCCGTTGTGCATTATCTAATATTCGAAAGATCAACCAGTACAATCGATCTAAATTCGAGCAATATCATCCCACTCAGGGATAAAATTCTCCCGatcatagattttttttccaatcacAAGACATGCACTTGAGACCTTACTTTATGGGAATAATGCCAAATCACCTAAAACTAACCCACTTTGAGAAAAAAGGTCGATTTCAATTTTGTCACAAACTTAATGAATCTCTTTTTACTTAtgacaataaaaatattataattttttggtgAACCACAAATTTACACTAATCTATTAACTGAGACTAATTTTCGGTTAGGTATAGACTTGGTTGTGACTACAAGATGCTTTGATTGAATATCAAACACTTACTGCATGTAAAGTTCGTCCGCTCAAAATTGGATGGCCATTTAAGAAATATATTGTATTGTGATCatgattttttaattagaaaaattgaaTATTCAAACGAAGATGAATGTGAAGAAATGTTAACTCTTACATCGCATGAAATATAATGAGTACAATTTTTGCAAAAAATGGATTATTTACTTATTAATCAAGAGCTCATATTTTTACACATAAATGATCATATATTACGTACACAAATTActatgataaataaaaaaaatttgacttaCGGCAATGCTTGGGTTCTACCCTAGTTTTACGGCAACATTTCTAATAATCATTCTCTCACATTTGTGTTTTTTTGCCCATAAAAGTCTTAGGGTTTTAGGAATTTTCAATATTGCATAAATTTGATTTCCGAATCTTTactaataacaaaaaaattatattcaaaTTGCCAAAATTGCACctatcttcttttttcaacTGGTAAAATTGTCtcaatattaataaatgtATATTTTACATAGCTAAGCTTGCGTTTAGTTCTTGAGTTGGACAatgatccaactcaacttgattttgtacAGTAATTACAagtgttgacaaatatatattgatgtgtacgaatatatatatgtatatatagatgtgaaagtaaataggaaatttattattaaaaaattaatacatatatatatatatatatgtaaatgtgAAAGtagaaaatgaatttattattaaaaaaataattataaaaatgattagaaaaaagtatgtgagggaatttattattaaattagaaaaaaatatagaaaggtaatgattatgttattgaattaagaaaaaaataaagttgagtTAAGTAAAATCATCCTAGAGctttgtttgttttcaaaatcataattttattctaTTACACTCTACTCTATTATTccatcaattcaacaatacattcattatttcttcttcttcttcttcttcttcttcttcttttttaatcttttgCTCCAATTTAAGAATAGATGCtctcatatactttttcttgaccattattataactaattttttaatactaaattctctcactattcatttttttttgcatttttcttcaattttataataaattctctcacatattttttcttaataattattacaaataattttttaataataaaaattttcaactattTTGTCTTCATCTCGTGGAGTAGAGTAGAGTAATAATTCTAATATGAAACTAAACGCATACTAATAGTTTTGGAGATGAGATTCTACCTAAAAaggataatttattattagttcTTGATAATTGTAAATCTCAAAACTGAAAgataaattctttttcttagtAGGGATAAGTTAGAAATTTTTAGTTTATAAGAAATTTGAAGgcaaaatgaaataataagaTAACCGatggaaaatattttcaattttcttttggataaAATCTTAAATCCGCTATTGGAAATAATGCCTTTGTCCTTGCCGGCAGCTACCCCTCACCTTCTTATGTTGCATCTGAACCTATAGGTCACCGACAACTTCAGAGAGGGAGGGGTGGCCACCAACGAGGCCCCTTCCTCCCCTAATCAGGAGATTCTAATCTGATTCGAACTAAGGCCTCCAGATTAAGGGAAGATAGGACCCCACAGCGACCAACCCTCCTTCTGAGGTCAATGGTGTTATGTAGGCTCATCGACAACCTCGGAGGGGAGGGGTGGTAGCCGGCAACGATGCCTCCTCCTTTAATAAGTAGATCTCAATTCAAACTAGACTGAGAGATCTCAGTCACTTATTCTGTTTCAAGtatcaataattattattttttacttttagtagttttaaataaatttcctCCAAATACTTTAACTTATTTTGAAATCATCACTTATTTTTCggcaattttgttttagtACTTCATCATGGGCAACAACACTCCCAAACTAAACCTTAATCCATGTAGGTTATTGGTGGCGCTACATCAATTAATTCATCTTGTTCCCAAATTTTTGGACTAACCATGCCATATTTTTATGTGAAAGACCTGCaaaatggaaaacaaaaatagaaaaaaaaagatgatcgatattttctgtttttctcatttcccctttttccataatcatgcgttatataaatattattttcgaTCGGTTTTATGGGAGGCTATATGCGTAATACAAGGAAATagaaaactaaacaaaagataAAGAGGTAATTTCACTCAAACTTAAAACCTCTTTATTTATGTCTACCAAAAGAAATCTCTTTATTTATGACCCGAAAAACCTCTTTATTCATAGACGATGGTGATCAGTTTTATGGGAGGCTATATGCGTAATACAAGGAAAtagaaaactaaataaaagataaagagGTAATTACGCTCGAACCTAAAACCTCTTTATTTATGTCTACCGAAAGAAATCTCTTTATTTATGACTGAAAAAACCTTTTTATTCATAGACGATGGTGAGTGTTACTGCACTACATCCCTTCGtgacatattatattatcttcAATCAAGGGCAGAAGGTGACGAGATAGTTAGCTCCCCCGCTGCAAGTGAACGTGCTGGTCGAGTCGTCGTAGGCGTAGCTATAGGCCTGGGGGCACTGGTTCTTGAAAATCATCGAGTAACTCGTCGGCGGGCAGGTCTGCGGAGAGGCGAACTGCCCGGTGCAGCAATACTGTGGCTCATTGAAGGCCACACACGCGCTCTTGCAAgcaatcacattaccgtcggTCCCCTTCACTGAGAGCTCTGCCGGGCAGACCGAGTTTACGTTGGCTGGGCAACTCGTGGAGCTGCACCCGCCCGATCCGCCCTGAGGAGTAATCGATATGGGGATGTTGAACCCGTCCACAAGGCTGATGTCGTAAGTGTCCTGGCCCCCACCTGCAACCAGGGTCAGCTCCGCCAGAGATGCCGGTGGAACTCCACCAGCACCATTGCACGCCACCACGCCGGAACCACAGTCCCCTGTCTGGCAGGTGAACCTACCCGAGCCGTCCGTGGAGCATGATGTCCGCCCCCAGACCCGGCCAGACCATGGGTTTGGAACATCAATGGCGTTTGACGCCCCAGATGCAAGCTCAAACCCAGTAGTTGACAGCTGGGAACCGCTTCCGGTCAATGTCGCAGGCCACACCGTGTAGGGACAGTTGTTCTTGATGGTGAAAGTAGCAGCGTCTATGCAATGATCTGCGTATACGATATGAGTTTGTCAATTCAACTTCAATAAGTACGTACGACTATAAAATTCTCTACCAAAAGGGTAGGGAAAGGATGTGTGCGGTTTACATTAAGCGTAATGCATTCACGGGAGATAAAGTATAATAACCagacgtatatatatatatatatatatatatatatatacttactcGTTGCAAGGAAAAAGGGCAGAAGAAGCCCTAGGAGTAGTACAGATGATCTTCGCTCCATGGCTGAAAGAAAATGTCTGATGTTGTTTCTTTGCGAAGGGCTCTTTGTACGACTGTCTGTAAGTTGGGTGAGGagttctctctatatatagggGTTTGGgcattaaataaaattttccagGCTTATGCCCCGTTTTTccatggaaaaaataaaatcaagaaAGTTCTTTTCCCAGCATtctaattaattgtatatacatttttttaatcaaaatcgTATACAAATTGGAAACCTACTTTTCAAATTCCCCGACTTTTCTTTCGGTGGAATCAGGGCGAAACTCCGctttcttgaattttccaaGTTTATCCCCCAGTTTTCCATGGAAAAaattttttcaagaaattcTTTTCTGAGCATtctaattaattgtatataagtttctaataaaaaattgtatacaaattagaaaaatactCAAATTGTACAACTTGCTTTTCGGTAGATGGCTTATGCCCTATTTTTTCAtggaaacttttttttaatcccgttttcttgaatttttccaGGCTTatacctcctttttttttctttattgtgaTTTTATTAGCTCGCCATCATCAGGCTCATATGACGATTCACCGTCATAATCTATAACTACTTGTAAAAGCACTTAACAAATATAAATACGTTGAAACGTAATAAATTAATCTCATTTGTTTTCACAAGATTTAAGACCCCATAGGTGAATTAGTGACTGATTTGCAGCTGCAAATGTGAATATGTTTTCATATGACTAACTATAAGAGCACCTTATTGTACATgaatgatattttattttgaagatAAAATTATGAGTTACAGTGTTATATTACATATGCCACTCTGATTAAAAATTTCTCAATGTATAAGTTAGTTATTTAATCTTATTTCT
This genomic window contains:
- the LOC116209629 gene encoding thaumatin-like protein 1b codes for the protein MERRSSVLLLGLLLPFFLATNHCIDAATFTIKNNCPYTVWPATLTGSGSQLSTTGFELASGASNAIDVPNPWSGRVWGRTSCSTDGSGRFTCQTGDCGSGVVACNGAGGVPPASLAELTLVAGGGQDTYDISLVDGFNIPISITPQGGSGGCSSTSCPANVNSVCPAELSVKGTDGNVIACKSACVAFNEPQYCCTGQFASPQTCPPTSYSMIFKNQCPQAYSYAYDDSTSTFTCSGGANYLVTFCP
- the LOC116192200 gene encoding thaumatin-like protein 1b, which gives rise to MEQRSSVLLLLGLLLPSFFVANRVDAATFTFNNNCPYTVWPAILTGSGAQLSTTGFQLESGASNAVDVPNPWSGRVWGRTLCSTDASGKFTCQTADCGSGTVECGGAGGAPPASLAELTLAAGGGMDFYDISLVDGFNIPISLTPQGGSGGCSATSCPANVNQVCPPELSMKWADGSVIGCKSACLTFNQPQYCCTGQFASPQTCPPTSYSKVFKDQCPQAYSYAYDDKTSTFTCPGGANYLVTFCP